Genomic window (Papilio machaon chromosome 12, ilPapMach1.1, whole genome shotgun sequence):
ctaaaaaattggtaggcaggtagcttagaaccaggaaacggacataggataatttataccccgttttctattttttattccgcgcggacggagtcgcgggtaaaagctagtataagataaaatagGATCTTGTGGTTTCCGAGACAGGTTGTGTGAGGTGTGTGCGGGGTTACGGGGTGCGCGAGGTGCGCGGGGTGTGTCGGGTGTGGGGGTGGGTGaggggtgcggggtgcggggtgcgggaCAGAAgagcgcggcgcggcggggcTATGAGGCGTATGATTACCTTCGCAGTTTGAACATCTATTACGCGGCGCCCGACGAAAATaagcgaaaaataaaaacaagctttttaatatttttcttttaccaCATAAATCTAAGTAGTTGACACCGGCATAGTGCAGACAATGTCTGTGAGACAAGTCGTCTGCTGGGTATTAAACATTTgcttcaaacaaaattatgtcTAGTTGTGAAGTCATTGGATTTCTTTTCAGTTGCTGTTAAAACCAAACAGAAAGAGCGCAGGATAAAAGTTAGGTAAATGGACCACGATTAGACCAAAGCCCAacaacacatttttatatcgTGCGGGCTATCAGCGAGACAGCAGAATGTATTTATCTAACATATTGAGCCACGTAGTTTGGGAGCTGATTGAGTTGGTACGTGCCGACCAGCGCCCGCTCCCCGCGCCCCGCCCTCCCCCTCGTCCCGCAGCGCCTCACAACTTAGTTACAACTTAGTTACACTTCCGAAAAGGTCATGACTCATGACACTTGGTATAACTTACAGAAGCTCAATAGAGCCACTGCCATCAACAAAGAATCCCAAATGTGATCCCAAATCCTAAGTGTGAAAATTTAAGTTAACATGAACATATTTAAGgcattatattatatgttgtACATTGTGTTGACGTAATTAGTGGAACTCTTTTCACAAAAACACAAGTTGTcttcttttacttttactcTTAACACTTAAACACATGATTAAAACTTGTCGAGTTAACAAATCAAGTGAAGTGAAGTATAACATCCCCCTCCTCGCCCCGGCGGGAGGCGTCTTTCCCCCGGGCCGCCgctaagttaaattaaacaggTCTCGGAATTTACCTGCAAACTAAACGTTCACTATTTGTCTTTCGAAATAAACTTTGTAGTTACTCATTTACGTATCGGTTTAATTATTTGTGATATGAAATAGATTAACATCAGAGCCAAGAGTTGAGTTACTAATAGCCGCTCGTAAACTAACATTTTAAGACGCGTTTTATTTCCGTTCTTtccctctctctctctctctctctacTTCACgcaaaaaagattattttgtactttatcAAACTATTGGATTAATCCTGGTGTGTATTTATTAGATGTTAAAACTTTACATAATAAGCGTGTCTACTGACAGACTCGCCGCTGacatttcttttcaaattccAAGTGCAAAGCTACGTAAGTTAATATAAGTCAATTCAATGCGATTGCAATATACAGAGGAAGCGCTTTATCTGAGGAATAGATGTCGCTGTACCGCGGGATGGCGCGAACTCTCACCTGATCTCTATGTATGAGTTCGATTCCAACAGATGAATTCCACCTGATATGAAGTTTTCTTGAGgctatattttcaaataattgcgaagctttttgtaaaagaaacatatttattaaaataatattacaaataacatctttcaaaataatgttttgtagtTCTAAAGGATTGTCACTAATtagaagaaattttaataatactttctCCATATTGAGCAAGTCTACCACCGTGGAGCCGTGGAGCCGTAGAGCCGTGGAGCCGTGGAGGAAAGCAATACCATTTCACTTttgataatttagaaaatgatAAACTTTGAAAATCTTTTTGTATGCGCTCTGCTCACTGCAAGCAGTGCAGTGCGCGGCACCCGGCACTCGGCACCGGACACCGGGCACCCGGCACTCGGCACCCGACACCGGGCACCCGGCACTCAGCACCCGACACCGGGCACCCGGCACTCGGCACCCGACACCGGGCACCCGGCACTCGGCACCCGACACCGGGCACCCGGCACTCAGCACCCGACACCGGGCACCCGGCACTCGGCACCCGACACCGGGCACCCGGCACTCAGCACCCGACACCGGGCACCCGGCACTCGGCACCGGACACCGGGCACCCGGCACTCGGCACCCGACACCGGGCACCCGGCACTCGGCACCGTGCAGACAATGGATCCCGCCCTCGCGATGCACCGCTGCTCGTGCGATTTCACTTTTTATCTCGTCTAAGCGTCATAAGAACAATGAGCCGCCAATAAAAGCTTTTCTTTTGCGACTCATAGCTAATCCTCTGTTATGATAATTGCTACACCGACCGCGTCGCCGCCTCTTTTATAAGCTTctctttttaatgtaatttcttaaatcaatatcttacatttatttacatcaccaaatcaatataaaatgtgaatAACTATGTAACATGTAAACAGCAGTTACGCACATGTTACATGCCTCGCACTGTGCTGTTGACTCACAGGTTGAGAGGGGCGCGGCAATTCCCCGCAGTTGGACCGAGCCCCTGAACTCAGGCACATCATTATTCCTGTACCGAGATCgcgaatattaattaaataaatttacttagaCGATGAATGTAGTGTAgatatacttatttaatttatgcatTAACTTATTcataaatgatataaatttaacttacatattgaacaataattttcttatttacgtAGTAATATAACGCATCTACGTTTCAACTATAATGATTATTATGTAGCTATGTAAAAAATGACTACAACTCACTGTGTGTGTAAATAGAGTTTGCTACATCAGCACTCAGCATCAGCGTTTCTCCAGCTGCCGGTAATGTtcggtaattttttattaccagAAAAAAACTCTGGTAATGTAGAATACATATAAGATCATTCTTTCTTTCATTTCTTAAATGTGATCAGTATAACGGCAACAGATTACGTTATATTTTCCtggttattacaaaataaccaCACATAACCTACCGTAGTTACTGTTGTTGTTCGACAGCATTTGAAAAGTTAACGTGATTTAATTTGGAAGACTTCAGGGACACGTGAACTCATGTGAGAGCGTAGAAAAGGGGAGAAATATTCCAGATCatgaaaatcaattttaccGGAACACCTCTCTGAACGAAGCGACGCCGTTttacttttgtattattttttatgctaGAACAATGATGGTACTGTTTTGTGGCTTTTAAATGCGTTCGCCGATTTAGGATCAGTACTGTTTAACAAAATGGAGCTTGTTAATGACTAACGAgcgattttaattgttttggaAAAGAAGAGAAAAAGACAGCTGACCCGACGATGACGTTACCGATACCTTTCCGGCGAAATCTTACTctcgtaaataataaattgcacTGAGagtgaatgaaaaaaaaagttattgttatttaacaatatcataaatttatcgtaaatcaaataaaatgttttcaatctTACTGAAATGACTGACAACACCAAATTATAGTGGACCGCAACCCCGCAACCCCGCAACTCCGCCGCCCCGCAGCCGCAGCCACACGGAAGATTGTTGATAAAATACTgtcgtattttatatttaattttataattttatatttaaggcaaagagaacgttgacagaaataaaattcaaattgatgataatgatgtgTGCATAAATATGCATTTAAAAGGCGTTGAAGAGTGAAATAGAAATTTCTATACTAAATTCAACCCAATTCCaagtttataaacatttcacACAAGAAGAACGAGCACGATATGGGTTAAGTGCACTTATATTCCGCGCTAAGGTCAGCGGCAGCGGCAGCGGCAGCGCTAGTGAGCCATTGGCACACCGCGCTCCCTGCCGGCACCCCTGCTGGCGCCCCTGCCGGCACCCCTGCTAGCGCCCCCTGCCGGCACCCCTGCTAGCGCCCCCTGCCGGCGcgggaataataattaatttaacataatgaagacttattttaatacattttctaacgccaataaaattatttaatctactTATAAAGAATACAAAATAGGTTTTTACGAAatacaaataacttttttctaaattaattatctttatttttattttttactttaaagcaATAACACCAATTGTTTGAATACCCTTTTTCTTCTATGAGGTCTCATTATCATCCCCCACCATAAAAAAAGACTCTTCTGGTACTGAGATTGGTTAGCatgtgtttttgtttgtaactAGAGAGACTTGAGGCGCGCAAGCGCAATGCTAGCTGTATCTCTGGCAAGCAAATTAGCCACGCACTTTCGACGtacagtataaataaaaataactttaaatattacaaatcaGAACTGGTTGTGACCTTGCAAAAGCTgtattgaagtttaattagaGTATTTCTGTGCGCCTCGCTCACCGCTCGTTCCCGACTGCGTTCTCGACCCCGTCCCTACTGAAATGCTACACGTGGACAAGGGGATCTTGTgaagataaagttaaatatagtCAGGTAAAGCGGGCGGAGAGCTGCCGCGAACTTGAACGCGTCTCATAGTATGGTTGCTGAGGACGTGACTCATCAAGTACATATTACGTGAACCATTGAAGCTTACCTTTTTTATGCCAAATTACTGATGCATTAAATTGTCTATTCTGTTTGTATGTACGCAGAGACACCGTGTCGCTGACCTCGAAGTGGCGATGCAGCGGAATTCGCTTCGAATTAGTTATAAGTATAGCTAAGATGACCTCGCGTGTCGCCTTACGAGCGCTGGGGGGGGTGCAGCGTGGGAGACTCAGCTCCCCGGCAATACATCAAATCGAGCAGACAGCTGCCTCACGGATCTCGTTCCTCTAAGCGTCCGCATTTGCGCAGTAAAAGCTGATTTCTGGGATTTCTCAGGAAACCCGTGTCACAGTAATTGATTCCGCTTCTTTTCAGATGTAAAAGAATTTTCCGCACTCCATTTTGcagaatatttttctttgtaaaaattcAAGCTAATacttactttatatatatatatatatatatatatatatatatatatatatattccgTATACCAATTTATACAACCGATTCCATATTATTGTTAACTTCGAGCTATATGTTTACTTAATAAGATGCGATTCCTTGAAAACCAAAACTTCGTCACTGCACAACAAAGTTCACTAGTTTAAATACGTCATACGTCAATGATGGGATGATGTGGTTGTGGGGACAAGTCCTGAGATAGGGAACAATTGAACATATTGACTGATTCTTACTGCGCAGAGTGTCCCTCGAGTTCTTATCGCGAATGTTCGTGAGAAATTTTACGTAACGTCATCGACATAATTAAACATCAACCGGGCGTAGAGTACACcaacaaatctcatacaaatattGTCGAAGAATTTACGAAACGTTTTTGTAATTGACACGCGAATACATAATTGTGATAGACCATCAGTTCGACATATTTACTTATTGCtgtatattgtataaatgttttcgGTATTTTTATTGCACAATTGACACGATATTATGAATCATATACTTAACAAGTAAGTAGGTCAAACGTATGCGTAACGTATATGGAACGACGGGATAAGTCTGATGATATTATGAAGTAACTTTGCCGGCCTGAGCTTAGCGATAAATCTCACTCGCATCAACTTGTTAATCCATTTTATACCAGGGCTTTGATACGCGATAGCTACAGCGCCTCCTGCTCTCTCCGTCGCTGCTGTCGTCTCCGGCGCTACCTCCGTGTGTGTACACACGGCATGTGAGCTAGCGCGCGCGCTAATTATTATGCTTCTGTCAAAGTCGGTCATAAATAAagcaatgtttttataacacaacTTATGTACGTCAAAGAAGTATTGGTATCTCTCATATAAAAACGCTACCCAAGAGACTCCGTGTGTCATCACGCGTGTTGTGCCGTATAATATATAGaactttcaaatatatattaaatatgttatatatatatatatatatatatatatatatatatatgtgttttTGGTAGATTTTTAACCTAAATATTGGACATTGTCTTTGTTGTACACAACACGTGGACGTGACCGGTGGAGTGGAAATATACTacagtgttttttatttttggcattcaatatttattttctaccaAATCAAATCTATGAgagataagaaaaaaaatacttacacttATAAAAggcttttgtaaataaattg
Coding sequences:
- the LOC123721532 gene encoding splicing factor 3A subunit 2-like, which translates into the protein MINFENLFVCALLTASSAVRGTRHSAPDTGHPALGTRHRAPGTQHPTPGTRHSAPDTGHPALGTRHRAPGTQHPTPGTRHSAPDTGHPALSTRHRAPGTRHRTPGTRHSAPDTGHPALGTVQTMDPALAMHRCSCDFTFYLV